A stretch of the Cicer arietinum cultivar CDC Frontier isolate Library 1 unplaced genomic scaffold, Cicar.CDCFrontier_v2.0 Ca_scaffold_3821_v2.0, whole genome shotgun sequence genome encodes the following:
- the LOC101492760 gene encoding probable terpene synthase 2 produces the protein MPAVANFDPNSKLDLPRNVADYPPNVWGDFFLQYASESMEPDQSNAAEIDSLKNEVRNMLATNNEKPFDKVKFIDSICRLGVGYHFEHEIDQVLQLIHKTYVVNGEIILEDNLHSLAVLFRVLRQRGLYVSPDVFKKFKDGQGIFSKRLIADVEGMLSLYEASHMMIHGEEILEEALAFTSTHLKSISTQLSPFLAAQVKHSLTQSLRKNLSRLEARRYISVYEQDAFHNVVLLRLAKLDFNMLQSLHQKEFGNICKWSKELGITKKLPYARDRIVECCFWSMSVYFEPQYSQARKMMSKVIAHLSFIDDTYDSYGTIDELELFTKAVERWDISCLDDLPNYMKLLYKSLLNVYEEIKEETIKEGREYTLSYFVKDFKTIVQAYMTEARWLDKNHVPTIEEYMPISKITSGYPVLSTTSFVGMGSIATEDIFNWVTNMPKIVNGAALVCRLNDEIVSNEFEQQRGHVSSFLECYMIQYDTNREAAIQECEKGIDNAWKDINEDCLRQTKVPLPLLTSVINLARFIEVYYKDKDHYTHSEGLMKTHIKALIVDPVPV, from the exons ATGCCTGCTGTAGCTAACTTCGATCCTAATTCTAAACTCGACTTGCCTAGAAATGTTGCAGATTACCCCCCTAATGTTTGGGGGGATTTCTTCCTTCAATATGCTTCTGAATCTATG GAACCCGATCAGAGTAATGCAGCTGAAATTGATAGTTTAAAAAATGAAGTGAGAAATATGCTAGCTACAAACAATGAGAAGCCTTTCGATAAAGTCAAATTCATTGATTCCATATGTCGTTTGGGTGTCGGCTATCATTTTGAACATGAGATCGACCAAGTGTTGCAACTTATTCACAAGACTTATGTTGTAAATGGAGAAATAATTCTTGAAGATAACCTTCATTCTCTTGCCGTGCTATTTAGAGTATTAAGGCAACGTGGGCTTTACGTTTCACCTg atgtgttcaaaaaatttaaagacgGGCAAGGAATATTTAGCAAAAGGCTCATCGCAGATGTTGAGGGGATGTTAAGCTTGTACGAAGCATCACATATGATGATTCATGGAGAGGAAATTTTGGAAGAGGCCTTGGCTTTCACCTCTACTCACCTTAAGTCCATTTCCACCCAATTGAGCCCTTTTCTTGCAGCACAAGTCAAACATAGCTTAACGCAATCTCTCCGCAAAAACTTGTCGAGGCTAGAGGCACGACGCTACATCTCTGTATATGAGCAAGATGCATTCCATAATGTGGTTTTACTCAGGTTGGCAAAATTAGATTTTAATATGCTCCAAAGCCTACATCAAAAGGAATTTGGAAACATTTGCAA ATGGTCGAAGGAGTTGGGTATCACTAAAAAACTACCGTATGCACGAGATCGAATAGTAGAATGTTGCTTTTGGAGTATGTCAGTATATTTTGAACCCCAATATTCTCAAGCAAGAAAAATGATGTCAAAAGTAATTGCTCACCTCTCATTCATTGATGATACATATGACTCATATGGAACTATTGATGAATTAGAACTTTTTACCAAGGCTGTTGAAAG GTGGGATATTAGCTGCTTGGATGATCTTCCAAATTATATGAAGTTACTTTATAAATCTCTATTAAATGTTTATGAGgaaataaaagaagaaacaaTAAAAGAAGGAAGAGAATATACCCTTAGCTACTTCGTAAAAGAT TTCAAAACAATAGTTCAAGCTTACATGACTGAGGCAAGATGGCTAGACAAAAACCATGTACCAACAATAGAAGAGTACATGCCCATATCAAAGATAACATCTGGTTACCCAGTATTGTCTACAACTTCTTTCGTTGGCATGGGCAGTATAGCTACTGAGGACATCTTCAATTGGGTAACAAATATGCCAAAAATTGTTAACGGTGCTGCTCTTGTTTGCAGATTAAATGATGAAATTGTGTCCAACgag TTTGAACAGCAAAGAGGACATGTTTCCTCATTCTTGGAATGCTATATGATACAGTATGATACAAATAGGGAAGCTGCCATACAAGAATGCGAAAAGGGAATTGACAATGCATGGAAAGACATAAATGAGGATTGTCTTAGGCAAACGAAAGTTCCATTGCCTCTATTGACGTCCGTTATCAATTTGGCACGTTTTATTGAGGTTTATTACAAAGATAAAGATCACTACACACATTCCGAAGGACTAATGAAGACTCATATTAAAGCCTTAATTGTTGATCCTGTACcagtttaa